The Malaclemys terrapin pileata isolate rMalTer1 chromosome 24, rMalTer1.hap1, whole genome shotgun sequence genome contains a region encoding:
- the MICOS13 gene encoding MICOS complex subunit MIC13 translates to MASSRVFPVVRFVVKGSLAGGAMYVAYDQGLLGNGNQGAEALKKARAALPPAIQEWTNYTGWELPSTPKFDFSVSESWNTGVQATMSALSVAPTKVHEYTQDGWKYMKNLIK, encoded by the exons ATGGCTTCTTCGCGGGTCTTCCCCGTCGTcag GTTCGTTGTCAaaggcagcctggctggaggtGCCATGTACGTGGCGTACGATCAGGGGCTGCTGGGGAATGGCAATCAAGGAGCAGAGGCCCTCAAAAAGGCTCGAGCAGCGCTGCCTCCAGCTATCCAGGAATGGACGAATTACACAGGCTGGGAG cTTCCATCCACTCCAAAATTTGACTTTTCTGTCTCTGAATCCTGGAACACAG GAGTTCAGGCCACCATGTCTGCTCTATCTGTAGCTCCCACCAAGGTCCATGAATACACCCAGGATGGCTGGAAGTACATGAAGAACCTCATCAAatga